In a genomic window of Ralstonia nicotianae:
- the rimM gene encoding ribosome maturation factor RimM (Essential for efficient processing of 16S rRNA), with protein MRPGAGANPSLPDDLVEVGYVGGAYGVRGWIKVQPHGDAEALLHASTWWLKPAAGAPAVSSDWRVLPVGTSREHSGSVVAGSPAVPDRNVAEALRGCTVWVRRAEFPAPADDEFYWVDLIGSTVVNEQQETLGTVAGLIDNGAHQILRIVDEGGTERLVPFVEVYVKSVDVAGKHIVVDWGLDY; from the coding sequence ATGCGTCCGGGAGCCGGCGCGAACCCGTCGCTGCCCGACGATCTGGTCGAGGTGGGCTACGTGGGCGGTGCCTATGGCGTTCGCGGCTGGATCAAGGTGCAGCCGCACGGCGATGCCGAGGCGCTGCTGCACGCGAGCACTTGGTGGCTGAAGCCGGCTGCCGGTGCGCCTGCCGTTTCGTCCGACTGGCGGGTGCTGCCCGTCGGGACTTCGCGGGAGCACAGCGGTTCGGTGGTGGCAGGGTCGCCCGCCGTGCCGGATCGCAATGTCGCCGAGGCGCTGCGCGGCTGTACCGTGTGGGTCCGCCGTGCCGAGTTTCCCGCGCCGGCCGACGACGAGTTCTACTGGGTCGACCTGATCGGCTCGACGGTCGTCAATGAGCAGCAGGAAACGCTCGGCACGGTCGCCGGGCTGATCGACAACGGCGCGCACCAGATCCTGCGCATCGTGGACGAAGGCGGTACCGAGCGGCTCGTGCCGTTCGTCGAGGTGTATGTGAAGTCG